One Desulfomicrobium apsheronum genomic region harbors:
- the rfbA gene encoding glucose-1-phosphate thymidylyltransferase RfbA, protein MKGIILAGGSGTRLYPLTLGTSKQLLPVYDKPLIYYPLSILMLAGIRDILIISTPQDLPRFKDVLGDGSELGLKFSYIVQPSPDGLAQAFILGADFIGTDSVCLVLGDNIIYGEGLSKVLNSCARLDKGGIVFGYPVKDPQRYGVVEFNASGEVISIEEKPQKPKSKYVVPGIYFYDNEVVEISKNLRPSPRGELEITDVNREYLRRGSLKVELLGRGYAWLDAGTHESLQQAGSFVQAIQDRQGFKIACIEEIAFSKGFIDADQLKLLAARFKKNEYGKYLDEIADESI, encoded by the coding sequence ATGAAAGGAATCATTCTGGCCGGAGGCTCGGGAACACGCCTCTATCCCCTGACTCTCGGCACCAGCAAGCAGCTTCTCCCCGTTTATGACAAGCCCCTCATCTACTATCCCCTCTCCATTCTCATGCTGGCAGGGATACGGGACATTCTCATCATCTCCACCCCTCAGGATCTGCCGCGCTTCAAGGACGTGCTCGGAGACGGCAGTGAACTTGGCCTCAAGTTCTCCTATATCGTGCAGCCCTCGCCCGACGGATTGGCCCAGGCCTTCATCCTCGGCGCGGACTTCATCGGTACGGACAGCGTCTGCCTCGTCCTGGGCGACAACATCATCTACGGCGAAGGCCTGTCCAAGGTTCTGAACAGCTGCGCCAGGCTCGACAAAGGCGGCATCGTCTTCGGCTATCCGGTCAAGGACCCGCAACGCTATGGGGTCGTCGAGTTCAACGCCTCGGGCGAGGTGATCAGCATCGAGGAAAAACCGCAAAAACCTAAGTCGAAATACGTTGTTCCGGGCATTTATTTCTATGACAACGAAGTCGTCGAAATCTCGAAAAACCTGCGCCCCTCCCCACGCGGGGAACTTGAGATCACCGATGTCAATCGCGAGTACCTGCGTCGCGGCAGCCTCAAGGTCGAATTGCTCGGCCGGGGATATGCCTGGCTCGACGCCGGAACCCACGAATCCCTGCAACAGGCGGGCAGTTTTGTTCAGGCCATCCAGGACAGGCAGGGGTTCAAGATCGCCTGCATCGAGGAAATCGCCTTTTCAAAAGGGTTCATTGATGCAGACCAGCTCAAACTGCTGGCCGCACGATTCAAAAAAAACGAGTACGGAAAATATCTCGACGAAATCGCGGATGAGTCTATTTAA
- a CDS encoding MogA/MoaB family molybdenum cofactor biosynthesis protein, whose translation MHVTWKDAYTAGTVIIGQGLDHPLIHGWFDADAELRAGDIVHDPNCSVQLENRIRLCREDGLFMPAWVARKEKGVFVPGEFSCTRSRRGFSLAWITLSDKGSRGERVDASGPAIRDAAMEAMEIGLARGMIIPDEPEILKAALVDCCLFQGFDLVFTTGGTGVGPRDITPEVTLPLLDKRLPGFERAMTQTSLAKTPHAMISRAVAGVMGLSLIVNLPGSPKAVRENLHAILPALKHAVEKLQGDPRDCGQ comes from the coding sequence ATGCACGTTACCTGGAAGGATGCCTATACCGCCGGTACGGTGATCATTGGTCAGGGGCTGGATCATCCGCTGATTCACGGCTGGTTCGATGCTGATGCGGAACTGCGGGCCGGAGACATTGTTCACGATCCAAACTGTTCCGTGCAGCTTGAAAACCGGATTCGGCTCTGCCGGGAAGATGGACTCTTCATGCCCGCCTGGGTTGCACGAAAGGAAAAGGGCGTGTTCGTACCGGGAGAATTTTCATGCACGCGGTCCCGACGGGGTTTTTCCCTGGCCTGGATCACCCTGAGCGACAAGGGTTCCCGGGGCGAGCGCGTCGATGCCAGCGGCCCGGCCATTCGCGACGCGGCCATGGAAGCCATGGAGATAGGACTTGCCCGGGGAATGATCATTCCCGACGAGCCTGAAATCCTGAAAGCAGCCCTTGTGGACTGTTGCCTCTTCCAGGGCTTCGATCTTGTCTTCACCACCGGCGGAACCGGAGTCGGCCCCCGCGACATCACCCCCGAAGTGACCCTGCCCCTTTTGGACAAGCGCCTGCCCGGGTTTGAACGCGCCATGACCCAAACCTCCCTCGCCAAAACCCCGCATGCCATGATTTCCCGCGCCGTGGCCGGAGTCATGGGCCTCTCCCTGATTGTGAATCTGCCCGGAAGCCCCAAGGCCGTGCGCGAAAATCTGCACGCCATTTTGCCCGCGCTCAAGCATGCGGTGGAAAAACTACAGGGAGATCCTAGGGATTGTGGACAATAA
- a CDS encoding sensor histidine kinase, translating into MVKLSRTAENRLLYRIIEQEEALRKAEEIKYRVFDWIDAGLLVLNDKGRITTVNQRTLNWLPGHDRNEMIGTRFDVYFPEFLPFWNDRELACLRRNMVISNERGLVFGFKITELPENQGWMILFSDITEVQRLERQVKEMEKLASVGELAAGLAHEMKNPLAGIKTSLQLLLSDDLEKEFSDRLSRVILRDIDRLDFLLKDFLIFARPKAPEPEALDLARELEHVLMPLRLQYPGIAIDIEVGDEPFYFDRNQLHQILINLLVNALQALENTEDPKISIRETHGQDSRTLIIVDNGPGLAPNMLDKCFDPFVTSKAVGSGLGLAIARRLAAQNGTFIDLVNIPSGGTRAVLVQDLSFFRTQKDPQDTT; encoded by the coding sequence TTGGTCAAATTGAGCCGCACGGCGGAGAATCGGCTTTTATACAGGATCATCGAGCAGGAAGAAGCCCTGCGCAAAGCCGAGGAGATAAAATACCGCGTTTTCGACTGGATCGATGCAGGACTTCTGGTCTTGAATGATAAAGGCAGAATCACGACCGTGAATCAACGCACCCTGAACTGGCTTCCCGGACACGATCGCAATGAGATGATCGGCACCAGATTCGATGTCTATTTCCCGGAATTTCTTCCCTTCTGGAATGATCGTGAACTTGCCTGTCTGCGTCGGAACATGGTCATAAGCAATGAACGTGGACTGGTTTTCGGGTTCAAGATCACCGAATTGCCCGAGAATCAGGGCTGGATGATTCTTTTTTCCGACATTACCGAAGTGCAAAGGCTCGAACGGCAGGTCAAGGAAATGGAGAAGCTGGCCAGCGTCGGCGAACTTGCAGCTGGCCTTGCCCATGAAATGAAGAATCCGCTGGCCGGGATCAAGACCAGTCTTCAGCTTCTTCTCTCGGATGATCTGGAAAAGGAATTTTCCGACAGGCTCTCACGGGTCATACTGCGAGATATCGACCGGCTTGATTTTCTACTCAAGGATTTTCTGATCTTTGCCCGCCCCAAGGCGCCCGAGCCGGAAGCCCTTGATCTGGCAAGGGAGCTGGAGCATGTACTCATGCCCCTTCGCCTGCAATACCCTGGAATTGCCATCGACATCGAGGTCGGGGACGAGCCGTTTTATTTTGATCGCAACCAGCTGCATCAGATCCTCATAAATCTTTTGGTCAATGCCTTGCAGGCTCTTGAAAATACGGAAGATCCGAAGATCAGCATCCGTGAGACGCACGGGCAGGACAGCAGAACCCTGATCATCGTCGACAATGGTCCGGGGCTGGCGCCGAATATGCTGGACAAGTGTTTCGATCCTTTCGTGACCAGCAAGGCCGTGGGTTCGGGGCTAGGCCTGGCCATCGCCCGCAGGCTCGCGGCTCAGAATGGAACATTCATTGATCTCGTCAATATTCCCTCTGGAGGAACCCGGGCCGTGCTGGTTCAGGACCTCTCCTTTTTCCGGACCCAAAAGGATCCCCAGGATACAACGTGA
- a CDS encoding UvrD-helicase domain-containing protein: MNNFIADLHIHSKFSRATSKNLTPRNLVAWAGIKGIDILATGDFTHPGWMDIITEQLEAEESGLLRLRDDRALEQELPWYSGNMNTAHIRFMLCTEISSIYKKRGKVRKIHNLVFMPSIDAAVRFNTRLAQVGNLASDGRPILGLDAHDLLEMVLETDPLAYLIPAHIWTPWFSLFGSKSGFDRIEDCFEDLSGEIFALETGLSSDPEMNWMVSALDRFTLVSNSDAHSGEKLGREVNVFSGEMSFAGIRAALGRKSETTRFEGTLEFYPEEGKYHLDGHRKCGVMLEPQETAVHRGLCPVCGKPLTIGVLNRIFALSDRDLPVRPAHHPGFSSLVPLTEVLSEILGVGPGTKKVLGMYNQLVRDFGSEFNILRSVPEEDLRRSSAVLAEAVRRMRQGVVHRHSGYDGEYGRISMFAPQELLEFKHGRMLSMAARSGPPEVLGQRWRKTSAETPPLPEDTALAANEMQMAAILAGPGPVLVLAGPGTGKTQTLMGRVRHLLEQGADPSRMLILTFTRKAARELKDRLQRLCPGLPVLPKTDTLHALGLEYWTSVMGEAPILLSEESSRRLFAAANPDLQGKELRTAWSEQSLAREDGVRIPGEHTRRYLDDKVRFNLVDYTDLLEFWFEHLELGQCVPDYDHVLIDEVQDLSALQLGLVTMLCSQGGRGFFAIGDPNQAIYGFRGAVRNVEARLRDLWPDLKRIRLVHNYRSAQQILSLAAHLFTERQTLVARKSLSASLVLFEAQGAEQEAGWIAGRVRELLGGTGHWQADTHEGKNISLGDIAVLVRFKALIPPIAKALESAGIPVSVPEQESFFVDARVDLILRIAGNVLGLPDALDEQIPSCPEDVVEKGPLAMAVHFSATPPFDALFWKSRAFVDLVKAFQVCSGWRGLLNMVRLETELCAIRAKAQKVQIMTMHGAKGLEFEVVFLPGLEEGILPFAGMDMLLGKPGDDNVLDMDEERRLFYVGLTRAKSMLFLSHCASRRVFGKTLKLALSSLVRRLPQDMLRKSAIKRHVRRNERQLSLF; the protein is encoded by the coding sequence GTGAACAATTTCATCGCCGACCTGCACATTCATTCCAAATTTTCCCGGGCCACGAGCAAGAACCTCACACCCAGAAATCTGGTCGCCTGGGCCGGGATCAAGGGCATCGACATTCTGGCCACGGGCGACTTCACCCATCCGGGCTGGATGGACATCATCACCGAACAGCTCGAAGCCGAGGAAAGCGGACTGCTGCGCCTGCGCGACGACAGGGCGCTCGAACAGGAATTGCCCTGGTATTCCGGGAACATGAACACGGCGCACATCCGTTTCATGCTCTGCACTGAAATCAGCTCCATCTACAAGAAGAGGGGCAAGGTCCGAAAAATTCACAATCTGGTCTTCATGCCGAGCATCGACGCAGCCGTCAGGTTCAACACACGCCTGGCTCAGGTCGGCAATCTCGCCTCGGACGGCCGCCCCATTCTCGGGCTCGATGCGCATGATCTCCTCGAAATGGTTCTTGAAACCGATCCGCTGGCCTATCTCATCCCCGCCCATATCTGGACTCCGTGGTTTTCCCTTTTTGGCTCAAAGTCGGGCTTTGATCGTATCGAAGACTGTTTCGAGGATTTGAGTGGAGAAATCTTCGCTCTGGAAACCGGCCTGTCTTCCGATCCCGAGATGAACTGGATGGTCAGCGCCCTGGACCGTTTTACCCTGGTGTCCAATTCCGATGCCCATTCCGGGGAAAAACTGGGACGGGAAGTCAATGTCTTTTCAGGGGAAATGTCTTTTGCGGGCATTCGCGCCGCCCTGGGACGCAAGAGCGAGACGACGCGTTTTGAAGGCACCCTTGAATTCTATCCCGAGGAAGGGAAATACCATCTTGACGGCCACCGCAAATGCGGGGTGATGCTCGAACCCCAGGAGACCGCAGTGCATCGCGGGCTTTGCCCGGTCTGCGGCAAACCTCTGACAATCGGCGTGCTCAATCGCATCTTTGCCCTCTCGGACCGGGATCTGCCCGTGCGTCCCGCCCATCATCCGGGATTTTCGTCCCTGGTACCCCTGACCGAAGTCCTTTCGGAAATTCTGGGAGTGGGCCCCGGCACAAAGAAAGTGCTTGGCATGTACAATCAGCTGGTGCGGGATTTCGGTTCCGAATTCAACATATTGCGCAGCGTCCCCGAAGAAGATCTGCGGCGCTCCTCCGCTGTTTTGGCAGAGGCGGTGCGCAGGATGCGTCAGGGCGTGGTGCACAGGCATTCGGGCTATGACGGCGAGTATGGGCGCATTTCCATGTTCGCTCCTCAGGAACTGCTCGAATTCAAACACGGACGCATGTTGTCCATGGCCGCCCGGTCCGGGCCGCCGGAGGTCTTGGGACAGCGCTGGCGAAAGACCAGCGCGGAGACGCCCCCCTTGCCGGAGGACACGGCCCTGGCGGCCAATGAAATGCAGATGGCCGCGATTCTGGCCGGACCCGGGCCGGTGCTGGTCCTGGCCGGTCCCGGCACGGGCAAGACCCAGACCCTCATGGGCCGGGTGCGGCACCTGCTCGAACAGGGCGCCGATCCGTCGCGAATGCTGATCCTGACCTTCACCCGCAAGGCCGCGCGGGAGTTGAAAGACCGCCTGCAGCGGCTTTGTCCGGGCCTGCCCGTGCTGCCCAAGACCGACACCCTGCACGCACTGGGGCTTGAATACTGGACCTCCGTCATGGGCGAGGCCCCGATCCTTCTCTCCGAGGAGAGCAGCCGCAGGCTTTTCGCGGCGGCCAATCCCGATCTGCAGGGCAAGGAGCTAAGGACCGCGTGGAGTGAGCAGTCCCTGGCCCGCGAAGACGGGGTGCGCATCCCTGGCGAACACACAAGACGCTATCTGGACGACAAGGTCCGCTTCAATCTGGTCGATTACACCGACCTGCTCGAATTCTGGTTTGAACACCTGGAGCTTGGCCAATGCGTTCCGGACTACGATCACGTTCTGATCGACGAGGTGCAGGATCTCTCCGCCCTGCAGCTCGGACTGGTCACGATGCTTTGCTCCCAGGGCGGGCGGGGTTTTTTTGCCATCGGGGACCCGAACCAGGCCATTTACGGATTTCGTGGCGCGGTGCGCAATGTCGAGGCTAGGCTGCGTGATCTTTGGCCGGATCTCAAAAGGATCAGACTGGTTCACAATTACCGCTCGGCGCAGCAGATCCTGAGCCTTGCGGCGCATCTTTTCACGGAGAGGCAGACCCTGGTGGCCCGGAAATCCCTGTCGGCGTCCCTTGTGCTGTTCGAAGCCCAGGGCGCCGAACAGGAGGCGGGCTGGATCGCGGGGCGGGTGCGCGAACTTCTGGGAGGCACGGGGCACTGGCAGGCCGACACGCACGAGGGAAAAAACATTTCCCTCGGCGACATCGCCGTTCTGGTGCGTTTCAAGGCCCTCATCCCGCCCATCGCCAAGGCTCTCGAAAGTGCGGGAATACCCGTTTCCGTGCCCGAACAGGAATCGTTTTTCGTCGATGCGCGGGTGGACCTCATCTTGCGCATTGCCGGAAACGTGCTCGGACTGCCAGACGCCCTGGACGAACAGATCCCGTCCTGTCCGGAGGACGTGGTCGAGAAGGGCCCGCTGGCCATGGCCGTCCATTTTTCCGCAACTCCTCCTTTTGACGCGCTGTTCTGGAAGAGCAGGGCTTTCGTGGATCTGGTCAAGGCCTTCCAGGTCTGCTCGGGCTGGCGCGGGCTCTTGAACATGGTCAGGCTTGAAACCGAGCTCTGCGCCATCAGGGCCAAGGCGCAGAAAGTGCAGATCATGACCATGCACGGAGCCAAGGGGCTTGAATTCGAGGTCGTGTTCCTGCCCGGCCTTGAAGAGGGCATCCTGCCCTTTGCGGGGATGGACATGCTCCTTGGCAAGCCCGGCGACGACAACGTGCTCGACATGGACGAGGAACGCCGCCTCTTCTACGTCGGCCTGACCCGGGCCAAGTCCATGCTCTTTCTCAGCCACTGCGCCAGCCGGCGCGTTTTCGGCAAGACCCTGAAACTCGCCCTGTCGTCCCTGGTGCGCCGTTTGCCCCAGGACATGCTGCGCAAGAGTGCCATCAAGCGTCATGTGCGCCGCAATGAACGGCAGCTGAGCCTCTTTTGA
- the cbiR gene encoding cobamide remodeling phosphodiesterase CbiR encodes MRFRLAAPSCVIPDRVGPNCRALSSMVGEVALMLLETRGCLEYDELDLPADLPGLGLGYHAHLPLDLPWKDGPAAVGDVIFALEQKIAFLRPRGYVLHPPEPGDLSGLLRHRPSLSSKLWLENTREGDLCKLWDEIGALGLGVCLDVGHMVSYGQERVMDLPGFFERVRILHIYGGESERGHAGLDRLPDPNQLRDILLRLKGDETLVVEIFSLEELGRSLNLLQSWLLGWGLHHD; translated from the coding sequence ATGCGCTTTCGACTGGCTGCCCCATCCTGCGTCATTCCCGACCGGGTCGGGCCCAATTGCCGGGCACTTTCCTCCATGGTGGGGGAGGTCGCGCTCATGCTTCTTGAGACTCGCGGTTGCCTGGAGTACGACGAGCTTGATCTGCCCGCGGATCTCCCCGGACTTGGCCTTGGTTATCATGCCCATCTGCCCCTCGACCTGCCCTGGAAGGACGGTCCGGCCGCCGTGGGCGACGTCATTTTCGCTCTTGAGCAAAAAATTGCCTTTCTGCGCCCACGCGGTTATGTGCTCCATCCTCCCGAGCCCGGGGATCTTTCCGGACTGCTGCGGCACAGGCCAAGCCTGTCGTCCAAACTCTGGCTGGAAAACACGCGCGAGGGGGATCTTTGCAAGCTCTGGGACGAGATAGGCGCCCTTGGCCTCGGTGTCTGCCTGGATGTGGGGCACATGGTCAGTTACGGGCAGGAAAGAGTGATGGATCTGCCCGGATTTTTCGAGCGCGTGCGTATTCTCCACATTTACGGCGGAGAATCGGAGCGCGGGCATGCGGGCCTTGACCGGTTGCCCGATCCGAACCAGTTGCGCGACATCCTGTTGCGTCTGAAGGGAGATGAAACGCTGGTGGTTGAAATCTTTTCTCTTGAAGAGCTCGGGCGTTCCCTGAATCTGCTTCAATCCTGGCTGCTTGGGTGGGGTTTGCATCATGATTGA
- a CDS encoding bifunctional adenosylcobinamide kinase/adenosylcobinamide-phosphate guanylyltransferase, whose translation MIDLILGGNKSGKSDFGLELLCRGPRPWTLVATGKSRDLAFRRQIITHRLSRDAEIAVREVDTDLAGALGALAPLGGSVLVDSLDFWMFSLAGQSREDARRKREEFFACLQFHEGGNLILVSTEMGLGPLAFDGEIRAFARDLGQLNREIASVSTSVYLVVAGLAQKLK comes from the coding sequence ATGATTGATCTGATCCTTGGGGGCAACAAGTCCGGCAAATCCGATTTCGGGCTTGAGCTGTTGTGCCGGGGGCCGCGCCCCTGGACGCTTGTGGCCACGGGGAAATCCCGGGACCTTGCCTTTCGGCGGCAGATCATTACCCATCGCCTGAGCCGGGATGCGGAAATAGCGGTGCGGGAAGTGGACACCGACCTGGCAGGCGCGCTTGGAGCCCTGGCCCCCCTTGGCGGCAGCGTCCTGGTGGACAGCCTTGATTTCTGGATGTTTTCGCTGGCGGGTCAAAGCCGGGAAGACGCCAGGCGCAAGAGAGAGGAGTTTTTTGCCTGCCTTCAGTTTCACGAAGGCGGAAATCTGATTTTAGTCTCGACTGAAATGGGCCTTGGGCCTCTTGCATTCGATGGCGAAATACGGGCATTTGCCCGTGATCTGGGCCAACTCAACCGTGAAATTGCCAGTGTCAGTACAAGTGTGTATCTGGTCGTTGCCGGGTTGGCCCAAAAACTCAAGTGA
- a CDS encoding DHH family phosphoesterase: MAYFRKLDPKLAKLQELLNKNERWLILINADPDALASAMALKRILAGRVEQVAIAHVNEITRPDNLAMIRLLRIATKKLNPLLLAQYDRFALVDSQPHHHPDFANIHFSVVIDHHPKVAGTPVEADFVEIVSEYGSNATIMTEYLYNLGLRPGKLLATALLYGIKTDTQSFEREFHDNDMKAFRYLSKFYNKPLLHKIIRSEFRLEWLKYFTQAFRKMRVTGKTITIFMGKVDSSDILVVLADFFLRVHGLSTTMISGISEDKLVVVFRGDGLRRDMGKFAKRLFGDVGSAGGHKSMARAEIPMEKLGCQHASQFVWERLHGGADVKKKKKELETAPNGAS; encoded by the coding sequence ATGGCCTATTTTCGAAAGCTGGATCCGAAGCTAGCCAAGCTTCAAGAATTGCTGAATAAAAATGAGCGCTGGCTGATCCTCATCAATGCCGATCCTGATGCCCTGGCCTCGGCCATGGCTTTGAAGCGCATCCTCGCCGGTCGTGTGGAGCAGGTCGCCATCGCCCACGTCAACGAGATCACCCGGCCCGACAATCTGGCCATGATCCGCCTTTTGCGCATCGCGACCAAGAAGCTCAACCCGCTTCTTCTGGCCCAGTACGACCGCTTTGCGCTGGTCGATTCCCAGCCGCACCACCACCCGGATTTCGCGAACATCCATTTTTCCGTGGTCATCGACCATCATCCCAAGGTCGCGGGGACGCCCGTGGAGGCCGATTTCGTCGAGATCGTGTCCGAGTACGGTTCCAACGCGACCATCATGACCGAGTATCTCTACAATCTGGGGCTGCGTCCGGGGAAACTGCTGGCCACCGCCCTTTTGTACGGGATCAAGACCGACACGCAGAGCTTCGAGCGCGAGTTTCATGACAACGACATGAAGGCTTTTCGCTATCTCTCGAAGTTCTACAACAAGCCCCTGCTGCACAAGATCATCCGCTCGGAATTTCGCCTGGAGTGGCTCAAGTACTTTACCCAGGCTTTCCGCAAGATGCGCGTCACCGGCAAGACCATCACCATCTTCATGGGCAAGGTCGATTCTTCCGACATTCTGGTCGTCTTGGCCGATTTTTTCCTGCGCGTGCACGGGCTGTCCACGACCATGATCAGCGGCATCAGCGAGGACAAGCTCGTTGTCGTGTTTCGCGGCGACGGCCTGCGACGTGACATGGGCAAGTTCGCCAAGCGCCTTTTTGGCGATGTGGGTTCGGCCGGAGGACACAAGTCCATGGCTCGGGCCGAAATTCCCATGGAGAAGCTGGGCTGTCAGCATGCCAGCCAGTTTGTGTGGGAGCGCCTGCATGGCGGCGCGGATGTGAAGAAAAAGAAGAAAGAGCTGGAGACAGCACCGAACGGGGCCTCATAA
- the polA gene encoding DNA polymerase I, whose translation MSLQTRLGLKTEPLFLIDGHAFIYRGFYAYPDFKRSDGFPTSAMYIVFKLVLKLLREENPSHLVFVTDGRAPTFRHELLPSYKANRPRMPEGLAAQLEPLKAGLRLLGIRVLEAEGGEADDCIASLASRFKEDRSVVIVGADKDLRQCLDENVVMWDPAQGKEKLVTRDGFVEETGLKPDQWADFQAMTGDAADNIPGIPKVGPKTAMGFLRRFPSLDALKKNFDRLTAKEQTLLAPHMEQVFVYRELTTLRTDMCREYGLDDLAVGEIDGGALDFFKEYEFRSLLSEFQALARKNGRTSTNGAQAEAAVKTDPAPDREEKPGPARVEPRLAPSLESMAGKDVGLYAEGEKWILGTDAEELLYMGAASDLCRALAGAHVFVTSYKGVLEQGRLDLSGCAEVFDIELAAYLLSPEERNYTLERIRDGLGDEIDVHRENHGQAVLAVGRLLRARLAGSELLGLMQGLELPLTEVLVRMQKRGIRIDEARFQDFLSMVQTELDRLTQKIHEQAGEEFNIRSSQQLGEVLFSRLGLTSKQKTPGGAQSTSSSVLEGLAGDHPIVADVLEFRMYEKLRSTYLEPMPRLADRNGRIHTTFNQLATATGRLSSSNPNLQNIPIRGVLGPRMRSCFVAAPGNRLVAADYSQVELRVLAHMSGDPTLTDAFAAGDDIHARTAGILFDKAEVSADERRKAKTINFGLLYGMGPQKLGRELGISLKEAKEFIAVYFSKLSRVREFYEEIEAGAKSLGYVTTLAGRRRMLPGINSRNVNMAQQARRMAINTVVQGSAADIIKKAMLEVDKSPVIGELDASLILQIHDELLLEAPAAKAREVGQAVAGIMSSVHSLSVPLVVDWGVGEDWGAAHQ comes from the coding sequence ATGAGTTTGCAAACAAGGCTCGGACTGAAAACCGAGCCGCTTTTTTTGATCGACGGCCACGCCTTCATCTATCGCGGTTTTTACGCCTATCCCGATTTCAAGCGCTCCGACGGGTTTCCGACCAGCGCCATGTATATCGTTTTCAAGCTGGTCCTGAAACTCCTGCGCGAAGAGAATCCATCCCACCTCGTTTTTGTCACCGACGGCCGCGCCCCCACGTTCAGGCACGAGCTTCTGCCCTCCTACAAGGCCAACCGGCCCCGCATGCCCGAAGGGCTTGCCGCGCAGCTCGAACCGTTGAAGGCTGGACTCAGGCTGCTGGGCATCCGCGTGCTTGAAGCCGAGGGTGGAGAGGCCGACGACTGCATCGCCTCCCTGGCTTCCCGTTTCAAGGAAGATCGCAGCGTGGTCATTGTCGGCGCGGACAAGGATCTGCGGCAGTGCCTGGATGAGAACGTGGTCATGTGGGACCCTGCCCAGGGCAAGGAGAAGCTCGTCACCCGGGATGGCTTTGTGGAGGAGACGGGCCTCAAGCCGGACCAGTGGGCGGATTTTCAGGCCATGACCGGCGACGCGGCGGACAACATTCCCGGCATCCCGAAAGTGGGGCCGAAGACGGCCATGGGCTTTCTGCGCCGCTTTCCGAGCCTTGACGCGCTCAAGAAAAATTTCGACCGGCTTACGGCCAAGGAGCAGACCCTGCTCGCCCCGCACATGGAGCAGGTCTTCGTGTATCGGGAGCTGACCACCCTGCGCACGGACATGTGCAGGGAGTACGGCCTTGACGATCTGGCCGTGGGCGAGATTGACGGCGGGGCGCTGGATTTTTTCAAGGAATATGAGTTCCGCTCCCTGTTGTCGGAATTTCAGGCCCTGGCCCGCAAGAACGGGCGTACCAGTACGAACGGTGCTCAGGCAGAAGCGGCCGTCAAGACCGATCCGGCCCCGGACAGGGAAGAAAAACCCGGCCCGGCGCGGGTCGAACCGCGTCTGGCGCCGAGTCTTGAGTCCATGGCCGGAAAGGACGTGGGCCTTTACGCCGAGGGCGAAAAGTGGATTCTGGGCACGGACGCCGAAGAGCTCCTGTACATGGGCGCGGCCTCGGATCTGTGCCGTGCGCTGGCCGGGGCGCATGTGTTCGTGACTTCCTACAAGGGCGTGCTCGAACAGGGCCGTCTTGATCTCTCGGGCTGCGCGGAAGTCTTCGACATAGAGCTTGCCGCCTATCTTTTGAGCCCTGAAGAGCGCAATTACACCCTGGAGCGGATTCGCGACGGGCTGGGGGACGAGATCGACGTGCACCGGGAAAATCACGGACAGGCAGTGCTCGCCGTAGGCCGCCTGTTGCGTGCGCGGCTTGCCGGTTCGGAGCTGCTCGGGCTTATGCAGGGTCTTGAACTGCCCCTGACCGAGGTGCTGGTGCGCATGCAGAAACGCGGCATCCGCATCGACGAGGCCAGGTTCCAGGATTTTCTCTCCATGGTCCAGACCGAGCTGGATCGACTGACGCAGAAAATTCATGAGCAGGCCGGAGAAGAGTTCAACATCCGCTCCAGTCAGCAGCTGGGCGAGGTGCTTTTTTCAAGGCTCGGCCTGACCAGCAAGCAGAAGACTCCGGGCGGGGCCCAATCCACGTCCAGCAGCGTGCTTGAAGGATTGGCCGGGGATCATCCCATCGTTGCCGATGTGCTTGAATTCAGGATGTACGAGAAGCTGCGCTCCACATACCTTGAGCCCATGCCCCGGCTGGCCGACAGGAACGGGCGCATCCACACCACCTTCAACCAGCTGGCCACGGCCACCGGCCGCCTTTCGAGCAGCAATCCCAACCTGCAGAACATACCCATAAGGGGAGTGCTCGGCCCGCGCATGCGCTCCTGTTTCGTGGCCGCTCCGGGCAACCGGCTTGTGGCTGCGGACTATTCGCAGGTCGAGCTCAGGGTGCTGGCGCACATGTCTGGCGATCCGACCCTCACGGACGCCTTTGCCGCCGGTGACGACATTCACGCCCGCACGGCCGGGATCCTCTTCGACAAGGCCGAGGTCAGCGCCGACGAGCGGCGCAAGGCCAAGACCATCAATTTCGGTCTGCTCTACGGCATGGGCCCGCAGAAGCTGGGGCGGGAGCTTGGCATCAGCCTGAAGGAGGCCAAGGAGTTCATCGCGGTCTACTTCAGCAAACTGTCCCGCGTGCGGGAGTTCTACGAGGAGATCGAGGCCGGGGCCAAGTCCCTGGGCTATGTGACCACCCTGGCCGGGAGAAGGCGCATGCTGCCCGGGATCAATTCCCGCAACGTGAACATGGCGCAGCAGGCCAGGCGCATGGCCATCAACACCGTGGTCCAGGGTTCGGCGGCGGATATCATCAAAAAGGCCATGCTCGAAGTGGACAAGAGCCCGGTTATTGGCGAATTAGACGCGAGCCTGATCCTGCAGATTCACGACGAACTTCTGCTCGAAGCCCCGGCGGCAAAGGCCCGGGAAGTGGGCCAGGCCGTCGCCGGGATCATGTCCTCCGTGCACAGCCTCAGCGTTCCCCTCGTGGTTGATTGGGGCGTTGGCGAGGACTGGGGCGCGGCTCATCAATAA